In the Klebsiella aerogenes KCTC 2190 genome, one interval contains:
- the ygjG gene encoding putrescine aminotransferase has translation MNRLPSSASALACSAHALNLIEKQSLSHDEMKALNQEVREYFKEHVNPGFLEYRKSVTAGGDYGAVEWQAGGLNTLVDTQGQEFIDCLGGFGIFNVGHRNPVVVSAVENQLAKQPLHSQELLDPLRAMLAKTLAALTPGKLKYSFFCNSGTESVEAALKLAKAYQSPRGKFTFVATSGAFHGKSLGALSATAKSTFRKPFMPLLPGFRHVPFGDINAMRSILSECKKTGDDVAAVILEPIQGEGGVILPPAGYLPAVRKLCDEFGALLILDEVQTGMGRTGKMFACEHENVQPDILCLAKALGGGVMPIGATVATEEVFSVLFDNPFLHTTTFGGNPLACAAALATINVLLSQNLPAQAEQKGDLLLDGFRQLAREYPDLVNEVRGKGMLMAIEFVDNEIGYNFASEMFRQRVLVAGTLNNAKTIRVEPPLTLTLEQCEQVLKAARKALAALRISVEET, from the coding sequence TTGAACAGGTTACCTTCCAGCGCATCGGCTCTGGCCTGCAGCGCGCACGCACTGAATCTCATTGAGAAGCAATCGCTCTCCCATGACGAAATGAAAGCACTGAACCAGGAGGTGAGAGAATACTTTAAAGAACATGTGAACCCGGGGTTTCTGGAGTATAGAAAATCGGTCACAGCCGGCGGGGATTACGGAGCCGTAGAGTGGCAAGCGGGAGGGTTAAATACGCTTGTCGACACCCAGGGACAGGAGTTTATCGACTGCCTTGGTGGGTTTGGCATCTTCAATGTAGGGCACCGTAATCCAGTTGTGGTATCCGCCGTCGAAAATCAACTCGCGAAACAACCGCTTCACAGCCAGGAGCTGCTGGACCCGCTGCGGGCGATGCTGGCGAAAACGCTGGCGGCCTTAACGCCCGGCAAGCTCAAATACAGTTTCTTCTGCAACAGCGGCACGGAATCAGTAGAAGCGGCGCTGAAGCTGGCAAAAGCCTATCAGTCTCCGCGCGGCAAATTTACCTTCGTCGCTACCAGCGGCGCGTTCCACGGTAAATCGCTGGGCGCGCTGTCGGCCACCGCGAAATCGACCTTCCGCAAACCGTTTATGCCGCTACTGCCGGGCTTCCGTCACGTGCCGTTCGGTGATATCAACGCCATGCGTTCCATACTGAGCGAGTGCAAAAAAACCGGCGATGACGTCGCGGCGGTGATCCTTGAGCCTATCCAGGGCGAAGGCGGCGTGATCCTGCCGCCGGCGGGTTACTTACCGGCGGTCCGTAAACTGTGCGACGAGTTTGGCGCGTTGTTGATCCTCGACGAGGTACAGACCGGCATGGGCCGCACCGGCAAGATGTTCGCCTGCGAGCATGAAAACGTGCAGCCGGATATTCTGTGTCTGGCTAAAGCGCTCGGCGGCGGCGTAATGCCGATCGGCGCGACGGTAGCGACGGAAGAGGTCTTCTCGGTGCTGTTCGATAACCCATTCCTGCACACCACCACCTTCGGCGGCAACCCGCTGGCCTGCGCGGCGGCGCTGGCGACGATCAACGTCTTGCTCTCGCAGAACCTGCCGGCGCAGGCTGAGCAGAAAGGCGATCTGTTGCTGGACGGCTTCCGTCAACTGGCGCGCGAATATCCGGATCTGGTGAATGAAGTCCGCGGGAAAGGCATGTTGATGGCTATTGAGTTTGTCGATAACGAGATTGGCTACAACTTTGCCAGCGAGATGTTCAGACAGCGGGTGCTGGTCGCTGGGACGTTAAACAACGCCAAGACGATCCGCGTTGAACCGCCGCTGACGCTCACCCTCGAGCAGTGCGAACAGGTGCTGAAGGCGGCGCGCAAAGCGCTGGCGGCACTGCGCATTTCGGTCGAAGAGACATAA
- a CDS encoding PadR family transcriptional regulator, with translation MRHHHEEGHGEQGRRGGGRRQRFFGHGELRLVILDILSRNASHGYELIKEIEALTQGNYSPSPGVIYPTLDLLQDQGLISVEEENGRKKIAITEEGRRLCAESGKQLSQIQTRLQERMVGCELRKNPQMKRALENFKAVLDLKVNQQSISDAQLKQIIGVIDRAAMEISQLD, from the coding sequence ATGCGACATCATCACGAAGAAGGCCACGGCGAACAGGGCCGTCGCGGCGGCGGACGCCGCCAGCGTTTCTTTGGCCACGGCGAATTGCGCCTGGTGATCCTCGATATCCTTTCGCGCAACGCCAGCCACGGCTATGAACTGATTAAAGAGATTGAGGCGCTGACGCAGGGCAATTACAGCCCCAGCCCCGGCGTTATCTATCCGACACTCGACCTGCTGCAGGATCAGGGATTGATTAGCGTAGAAGAGGAAAATGGGCGTAAAAAAATCGCTATCACTGAAGAGGGACGCCGCCTGTGCGCCGAAAGCGGCAAGCAGTTAAGCCAAATTCAGACGCGCCTGCAGGAACGCATGGTCGGCTGCGAATTGCGCAAAAATCCGCAGATGAAACGCGCGCTGGAAAACTTTAAAGCGGTGCTGGACCTGAAGGTCAACCAGCAGAGCATCAGCGACGCGCAGTTGAAACAGATCATCGGCGTGATTGACCGCGCGGCGATGGAAATCTCCCAACTCGATTAA
- a CDS encoding tRNA-binding protein, which produces MDTVAYADFAKLEMRVGKIVEVKRHDNADKLYIARIDVGDRTLQTVTSLVPYYSEEELLGKTVVVLCNLAKAKMRGETSECMLLCAETEDESESVLLTPERVMPAGVRVV; this is translated from the coding sequence ATGGATACCGTAGCTTACGCTGATTTTGCCAAACTGGAGATGCGCGTTGGCAAGATTGTCGAGGTGAAGCGCCATGACAATGCTGACAAACTGTACATCGCGCGGATTGATGTCGGCGACCGCACGCTGCAGACGGTCACTAGCCTGGTGCCCTACTACAGCGAAGAGGAGCTGCTGGGGAAAACGGTGGTGGTGCTGTGTAATCTGGCGAAAGCCAAAATGCGTGGCGAAACTTCTGAGTGCATGCTGTTATGCGCGGAAACCGAGGATGAAAGCGAAAGCGTGCTGTTGACGCCGGAGCGCGTCATGCCAGCAGGCGTGCGGGTGGTATAA